In the Purpureocillium takamizusanense chromosome 5, complete sequence genome, one interval contains:
- a CDS encoding uncharacterized protein (COG:S~EggNog:ENOG503NYU8~MEROPS:MER0001320~SECRETED:SignalP(1-18~SECRETED:cutsite=VLA-VP~SECRETED:prob=0.8933)) has product MKTSAAVCLLSAVAGVLAVPTEQIAREAKRPFFGGPFNKNRNGKSFNTESVQSPWGGGVQEGQGWRTVTGTTVIPSVTGQSPDAGAAAWVGIDGYSCQSAILQTGVVAWGDGRVQSWYEWYPEPPVYYGDQLAVKAGDEVRMSVNATSGTSGTSTLENLTTGQSVTTPYDNMGESLCGSDAEWIIEFGGGAQQFADFGEWDITGAAASGDSGQVDAQGSRITNVEIDGHVYTNCQADARGVECTWQ; this is encoded by the exons ATGAAGACAtctgccgccgtctgcctCCTCTCTGCCGTGGctggcgtcctcgccgttcCCACCGAGCAGATCGCGCGGGAGGCCAAGAGGCCCTTCTTCGGGGGCCCCTTCAACAAGAACAGGAACGGCAAGAGCTTCAACACCGAGTCGGTGCAGAGCCcgtggggcggcggcgtgcaagAGGGCCAGGGCTGGCGCACCGTCACCGGCACGACGGTGATTCCCTCCGTCACGGGCCAGAGccccgacgcgggcgcggcggcttgggtCGGCATCGATG GCTACTCGTGCCAAAGCGCCATCCTGCAGaccggcgtcgtcgcatggggcgacgggcgcgtccAGTCGTGGTACGAGTGGTACCCGGAGCCGCCCGTCTACTACGGCGACCAGCTGGCGGtcaaggcgggcgacgaggtgcgcATGAGCGTCAACGCCACGTCGGGCACGTCGGGCACGTCGACGCTCGAGAACCTCACCACGGGGCAGAGCGTCACCACGCCCTACGATAACATGGGCGAGTCGCTGTGCGGCAGTGACGCCGAGTGGATCATcgagtttggcggcggcgcccagcagtTCGCCGACTTTGGCGAGTGGGACATtaccggcgcggcggccagcggcgacagcggccagGTCGACGCCCAGGGGAGCCGCATCACCAATGTCGAGATTGACGGCCACGTGTACACCAACTGCCAGGCGGACGCGAGGGGCGTCGAGTGTACCTGGCAGTGA
- a CDS encoding uncharacterized protein (COG:S~SECRETED:SignalP(1-16~SECRETED:cutsite=ASA-AI~SECRETED:prob=0.5828)~EggNog:ENOG503NZSE) translates to MNLRVTVIALIKLASAAINHEIDPAPCKILSDAYKAANAAGQPLDVNIPPSVGIACLRSVPVDRERDLKLIDYIIPYISFQSTIEMLKSPPEEYLLDGVDILGGIQTIKEKLHNGQYSSQYEVMSDLRSIFAAASDSHFDYRPAILNTFEFKRPGLNLVTISKDGVALPKVYMAPDIVNEDNAADVVNIDGVPVFDFLEKEAVYQKCQDPDAQYNSLFNSLPSLATQGLGGTLITRFEVPDNHTVQFSNGTSRVTQNYVSFLPGVNFTDVDSGDAFHRKFELPPATVPNAKSEDFPVASPIQKESPVLADASFPEPVAKHSKGSIAGYFLNGPGFEDTVVLSLLRFVPIHLNEPFNFTDFVLEARDVVVKTVQKARKENRDKLLIDLSANIGGSIAMAADVYALLFPQAQFNNFGRLRATESLKLLAQADYSATRELFNIPNFPLDQNNRTLGNASDFIGPYTVKGETVTAAYQFDRTKPEIPPNFYVNAQGPGPAPIPEQPFKPENILIITDGTCASACTILTGLLTRNQGVRTVALGGRPLPYPMQAMGGVKGTLFTGFSSIHYTFKQLASFASANPQMADVFKGLQGAIPSNETAPLLPLIENSGGVNSRSDYTKEDLEGYPVHFKYEAANCKLFYTRQMALDVSETWRRAATVAWKNGSCVPGSTVNNDGTIGSRAVPFNSRVKSRAPGIKTPKPLAPATL, encoded by the exons ATGAATCTCAGAGTCACCGTCATAGCCCTCATCAAGCTGGCTTCGGCGGCTATCAACCACG AGATCGACCCAGCGCCATGCAAGATCCTTAGTGATGCGTACAAGGCTGCCAATGCCGCTGGGCAGCCATTGGATGTTAACATCCCTCCATCCGTGGGCATCGCCTGCCTCAGATCCGTTCCAGTCGACAGAGAGCGTGATCTCAAGCTCATCGACTATATCATTCCTTACATATCGTTCCAGAGCACAATCGAGATGCTCAAAAGTCCTCCAGAAGAGTACCTCCTAGACGGAGTAGACATCCTGGGCGGGATCCAGACGATCAAGGAGAAGTTACACAACGGCCAATACAGTAGCCAATATGAGGTAATGTCCGACCTTCGAAGCATT TTTGCGGCCGCAAGCGATAGCCACTTTGACTACAGACCTGCCATTCTAAATACTTTCGAGTTCAAACGGCCGGGACTCAACTTGGTTACAATATCCAAGGATGGCGTCGCATTGCCCAAGGTTTACATGGCTCCGGATATAGTCAATGAAGATAATGCAGCAGATGTGGTAAACATCGATGGAGTCCCTGTCTTCGATTTCCTTGAAAAGGAAGCAGTTTACCAGAAGTGCCAGGACCCCGACGCGCAGTACAACAGTCTGTTCAACAGTCTTCCATCCTTGGCTACACAAGGGCTTGGTGGGACCTTGATTACACGTTTCGAAGTTCCCGATAACCACACTGTTCAGTTTTCGAACGGAACGTCGCGAGTCACACAAAATTATGTCTCCTTTCTCCCTGGCGTCAACTTCACAGACGTCGACTCGGGAGACGCATTTCATCGCAAGTTCGAGCTTCCTCCAGCCACTGTCCCGAACGCAAAGTCAGAAGATTTCCCTGTTGCTTCACCAATTCAGAAAGAGTCACCTGTGCTAGCAGATGCTTCGTTCCCTGAGCCCGTGGCTAAGCACTCCAAAGGCTCGATTGCAGGATACTTTCTCAATGGGCCGGGCTTCGAGGACACCGTTGTTCTGTCCCTCCTCCGTTTTGTACCCATACATCTCAATGAGCCTTTCAACTTCACAGATTTTGTTCTAGAAGCTCGagatgtcgtcgtcaagacGGTCCAGAAAGCCCGAAAAGAAAATCGCGATAAACTCCTGATAGATCTGTCTGCAAATATTGGCGGCTCCATTGCCATGGCAGCAGATGTCTATGCCCTCTTGTTCCCTCAGGCGCAGTTCAATAATTTCGGTCGATTACGCGCCACCGAATCTCTCAAACTTCTGGCCCAGGCCGACTATAGCGCAACTCGAGAGCTTTTCAACATCCCAAATTTCCCACTGGACCAAAATAATAGGACGCTTGGTAATGCCAGCGACTTTATCGGACCGTACACGGTGAAGGGTGAGACGGTCACGGCTGCGTATCAATTCGACAGGACCAAGCCAGAAATCCCACCCAACTTTTACGTCAATGCACAAGGCCCAGGGCCGGCGCCTATCCCCGAGCAGCCGTTCAAGCCGGAAAATATTCTCATCATAACAGATGGAACATGTGCATCGGCATGCACCATCCTTACTGGGTTATTGACCCGCAACCAGGGGGTTCGGACTGTGGCCTTGGGCGGCCGACCCTTACCGTACCCCATGCAGGCCATGGGTGGAGTCAAAGGAACTCTCTTCACAGGCTTTTCCAGCATCCACTATACGTTCAAGCAGCTGGCCTCTTTTGCTTCGGCAAATCCGCAGATGGCAGACGTCTTCAAAGGTCTTCAGGGGGCAATCCCTAGCAATGAAACTGCCCCACTTCTGCCTTTGATTGAAAATAGTGGTGGTGTGAACAGTCGGAGCGATTACACGAAGGAGGACCTTGAGGGTTATCCAGTGCATTTCAAGTACGAAGCAGCTAACTGTAAGCTGTTCTATACGCGGCAGATGGCATTGGATGTCAGCGAGACgtggcgacgggccgccaCCGTTGCCTGGAAGAACGGAAGCTGTGTTCCCGGCTCCACTGTCAACAACGATGGCACTATTGGAAGCAGGGCAGTGCCGTTCAATAGTCGCGTCAAAAGCAGGGCACCAGGGATTAAGACACCAAAgcccttggcgccggcaacgcTATAG
- a CDS encoding uncharacterized protein (COG:M~COG:O~COG:T~EggNog:ENOG503NVWT): MNSQHSKERWVCDECTFESAQDDEFIFDNQQRWESHMRSSHQCSDDLLTFLGSMSKRTLSELAECPLCKRPPRRMRPDQDDHIAEHLHSWALRALPWNLSPNDEVSCDSPNAGSGSEIARSDMVEDEDNSKAATISETIEREITHWKHENHIPVGQRSNRLHTLTNDLRDILLKWIARTRLDTQNEKVLHHLMSINQTRAQLYCASQADMEGNEFTAQQLDDIEANLCETIELGIEYMNEAFGEEDRNRAPDPGPSHDSVKAFGEEDRNRGPDPGPSHRSVRAFGEEDRNQGPDPGPSHHSVKPATKAKSSSSSRSRIGLSFIFVVNRLAFYDPDSPLDWCRDKWMNVLPPKDLFGYSTEYPSRVMRYYDGAVTPADDYIWYRPNWNQPGYILQDAGDGVMIHATDVSSRAVFACNPHLPIVVIPEDPTTNVLSNQKKIMHALHFAHTHNAEGISFATMGMDHVPPSWDMLVRHLNGRGSRLIPSLVPPTYAPSSPPARQSRGLAGDLGVLLGMMAFSRENVDEVFLGRHALWRSRVWLGGDRSPKLYPKDVVTPPVGFLVVICLDPENPESTPERLHDFQWGGSTIVKEPSSSSSSRR, translated from the exons ATGAACAGCCAGCACAGCAAGGAGCGTTGGGTCTGCGACGAGTGCACTTTTGAGAGTGCTCAAGACGACGAATTCATCTTTGACAATCAACAGCGCTGGGAGAGCCATATGAGATCTTCCCACCAGTGCTCCGATGATCTTCTGACATTCCTTGGCAGCATGAGCAAGAGAACACTTTCTGAGTTGGCGGAGTGTCCTCTTTGCaagcggccgcctcggcgcatGAGGCCAGATCAAGACGACCACATCGCCGAGCATCTGCATTCATGGGCGTTGAGAGCTCTTCCGTGGAACCTGAGCCCCAACGACGAAGTGTCCTGTGATTCTCCCAACGCGGGTTCTGGCAGCGAAATTGCGAGAAGTGACATGGTAGAAGACGAAGACAATAGCAAGGCTGCAACGATATCAGAGACAATCGAGCGTGAGATCACTCACTGGAAACACGAGAATCACATCCCAGTCGGTCAGCGTTCAAACCGACTTCACACCCTAACCAATGACCTTCGAGATATTCTCTTGAAATGGATAGCTCGAACTCGACTTGATACGCAGAACGAGAAGGTCCTACACCACCTCATGAGTATCAACCAGACCAGGGCCCAGCTTTATTGTGCGTCGCAGGCAGACATGGAGGGAAATGAATTCACTGCGCAACAACTGGACGATATAGAGGCTAATCTGTGCGAGACCATCGAACTTGGCATAGAATACATGAACGAGGCATTCGGAGAAGAAGACCGAAACCGAGCCCCGGACCCTGGACCCTCCCATGATTCCGTCAAGGCATTCGGCGAAGAAGATCGAAACCGAGGCCCGGACCCTGGGCCCTCTCATCGTTCCGTCAGGGCATTCGGCGAAGAAGACCGAAACCAAGGCCCAGACCCCGGACCCTCCCATCATTCCGTCAAGCCTGCTACCAAGGCCAagtccagctccagctcccgCTCCAGAATAGGTTTGAGCTTCATCTTCGTGGTAAACAGGCTAGCGTTCTACGATCCAGACTCACCACTCGATTGGTGCAGGGACAAGTGGATGAATGTCTTGCCGCCGAAAGACCTCTTTGGATACAGTACGGAATACCCAAGCCGCGTGATGAGATATTACGATGGAGCGGTGACTCCGGCTGACGACTACATCTGGTACCGCCCCAACTGGAACCAGCCGGGATACATACTCCAGGACGCGGGGGATGGGGTCATGATCCACGCAACGGATGTCAGTTCACGTGCCGTGTTCGCGTGCAACCCCCATTTGCCGATAGTGGTGATACCCGAGGACCCGACGACGAACGTCTTATCAAATCAGAAGAAGATTATGCACGCGCTTCACTTTGCCCACACACATAATGCGGAGGGCATATCATTCGCTACGATGGGTATGGACCATGTTCCGCCTTCATGGGACATGCTTGTGAGGCACCTTAATGGGCGAGGGTCGCGCCTGATTCCAAGCCTTGTGCCACCTACATACGCGCCGTCGAGTCCACCGGCGCGGCAATCGCGAGGACTCGCCGGTGACCTAGGTGTTCTCTTAGGGATGATGGCATTCAGTCGGGAAAACGTTGATGAAGTCTTCTTGGGCAGGCACGCCCTGTGGCGAAGCAGGGTCTGGCTCGGCGGTGACCGTTCTCCTAAGCTCT ACCCAAAGGATGTCGTCACTCCCCCGGTCGGGTTCTTAGTCGTTATTTGTCTGGACCCAGAGAACCCGGAGTCGACACCCGAGCGGCTGCACGACTTTCAGTGGGGTGGGAGCACCATCGTGAAGgagccgagctcgtcgagctcgtcgcggcgaTGA
- a CDS encoding uncharacterized protein (SECRETED:SignalP(1-17~SECRETED:cutsite=AAA-GS~SECRETED:prob=0.4385)), giving the protein MKATFTVLATLLASAAAGSLDTRQSGLTVPEMQELRAAACPNIRTGERGKCEETADSTIKSCVEATSNLKGKKKDTAMKCVKVIGEVCPEEDDDECRKEAISCISELTTNSGPGEAPYALGKNVLTACINNAKKGKKPTTSTEDTEKPTTGKPTTDEPTADEPAAEETGNSGKAPTPSCGGSKRRA; this is encoded by the coding sequence ATGAAGGCCACTTTCACCGTCCTCGCTACTCTGCTGGCCTCCGCGGCTGCCGGCTCTCTCGACACACGCCAGAGCGGTCTCACTGTGCCCGAGATGCAGGagctccgcgccgcggcctgcCCCAACATCAGGACCGGCGAACGCGGCAAGtgcgaggagacggccgactCGACGATCAAGTCGTGCGTCGAGGCCACGAGCAacctcaagggcaagaagaaggacacGGCCATGAAGTGCGTCAAGGTCATCGGCGAGGTCTGCcccgaagaagacgacgacgagtgcaGGAAGGAGGCCATTTCCTGCATCTCCGAGCTCACCACCAACAGCGGCCCCGGGGAGGCTCCCTACGCCCTGGGCAAGAACGTCCTGACCGCGTGCATCAACAATgccaagaagggcaagaagccTACTACCTCCACTGAGGACACGGAGAAGCCCACGACGGGGAAGCCCACGACGGATGAGCCTACGGCGGATGAGCCTGCCgcggaggagacgggcaACTCAGGCAAGGCCCCCACTCCTTCTTGCGGCGGCTCCAAGCGCCGCGCTTAG
- a CDS encoding uncharacterized protein (COG:O~EggNog:ENOG503P1AF~MEROPS:MER0000333): MKTWDMSSSNAIIVTFAADVTERLATIAHGVGGSDGKHFCPALAAALWLVNQHLKDQKRADSVLGARLLRLLSNLERICKPQTGHSNPHQSTSKAAKNGFELANRYPGLNLLCQNNRKNAVDGIRKLASRRSPEGKTRQQDLLRILETFIRGLAVVDEDPNSNEKNDVWVGEDFTGSIRTLYKVLSSHIFCNTGSEQKQIAGRLRLALESGTDGNSPAFDFMFLTHPHHEWQEECIRWRETRVSVDRRKAKFVNTTDEEAQLQINGPMHIADLCERISTREQYKLSLQVSDKQLHFVEWCEGAKSWVPNAPSVPLSTILRNHRLSKKMKYLLSYLLAKSVWQFYSTDWLGKGWTKESIHFMFERRQSATNAGIYLNEPFVSARFDPDGCNNSMFRPHKFPKIKALGIVLLEIELGVVIEDHYEAECYAPDGELNTDADLYVAHKLYDDPDRLEDTFAPLKTVIGDCLRPSKFMQQRHSDEELRNVLQKEVVHHLHTLIALYGQPERIELKPTLQMQHSQVGQVAYPQNKSQGAPLQQLQAPRNIPVVETHQPVRAESVTQGSVASYIGQASSAAWFDELDKLNDILSSLPNEIDQAYNQVRIAVIDTGINEDDAYAKQIRGYRDFVANKDYVKQDATGHGTNSVKLIFKVYAEAEVYVARVFESDQANDDTQDLMLKAIEHATNVWHVDIISIASGFERDHTMTRRAIKKAASDGTLVFAAASNYGNIRQVTFPARMQDVICVFCTDGRAKVSQSINPAAQSTKSKNFAILGEGVSVPPSIKEQLTGTSVATSIAAGLAGRLLDFSRQKEGRKRIRCVGNLASVEGMSAVFSHMAKGAQDYRYNCVVPGRLLQHLDECEGRAAKRDKICERISVALENIDLDV, translated from the exons aTGAAAACCTGGGATATGAGCTCTTCCAACGCTATCATCGTCACATTCGCAGCAGATGTCACTGAGCGCCTTGCTACCATAGCGCATGGCGTCGGAGGAAGCGATGGAAAACACTTCTGTCCCGCATTAGCCGCGGCACTTTGGCTGGTCAATCAGCACCTCAAAGACCAGAAAAGGGCTGATTCAGTTCTTGGGGCCCGTTTATTAAGACTCTTGAGTAATCTCGAGAGAATTTGCAAG CCGCAAACTGGACACTCAAACCCACATCAGTCAACATCGAAAGCAGCAAAAAATGGATTCGAACTCGCCAATCGCTATCCTGGACTGAATCTGCTTTGTCAGAACAATCGCAAAAACGCAGTGGACGGCATCCGCAAGTTGGCTTCACGCCGAAGTCCTGAAGGGAAAACGAGACAACAGGATCTACTAAGAATCCTTGAGACTTTCATCAGGGGCCTCGCGGTCGTAGATGAGGATCCGAATTCTAATGAAAAGAATGACGTTTGGGTCGGAGAGGATTTTACCGGCTCAATCCGAACTCTATACAAGGTGCTATCTTCGCACATCTTCTGCAACACTGGAAGTGAGCAGAAACAGATAGCAGGACGACTTCGACTAGCACTAGAGAGTGGAACGGACGGCAATTCACCAGCATTCGACTTCATGTTCCTTACACATCCGCACCACGAGTGGCAAGAGGAATGCATTCGATGGCGCGAGACCCGGGTTAGCGTGGATCGCAG GAAGGCCAAATTTGTGAATACGACCGACGAAGAGGCACAGCTCCAAATCAACGGCCCAATGCACATCGCCGACCTTTGCGAAAGAATAAGCACCAGGGAACAGTACAAACTATCTCTCCAGGTATCAGACAAACAACTGCATTTCGTCGAATGGTGCGAAGGGGCGAAATCTTGGGTGCCGAACGCACCGTCTGTCCCTTTGTCCACCATCTTGAGGAACCACAGGCTGTCTAAAAAGATGAAGTATCTACTCTCCTACCTTCTAGCCAAGTCAGTGTGGCAGTTCTATTCTACCGACTGGTTGGGCAAAGGATGGACAAAAGAGAGCATACACTTCATGTTTGAGCGCCGCCAAAGCGCCACCAACGCTGGAATTTACTTGAACGAGCCCTTTGTCTCGGCTCGCTTTGATCCAGACGGCTGCAACAACTCCATGTTTCGACCTCACAAGTTTCCCAAGATCAAGGCTCTTGGGATCGTCCTGCTTGAGATTGAACTGGGAGTAGTCATCGAAGATCACTACGAAGCAGAGTGTTACGCTCCCGATGGAGAACTCAATACCGATGCCGATCTATACGTCGCGCACAAGCTTTATGATGACCCTGATAGGCTGGAGGACACATTCGCCCCCTTGAAAACTGTCATTGGAGACTGTCTTCGGCCTTCCAAGTTtatgcagcagcgccacaGCGATGAGGAACTTCGAAATGTCTTGCAAAAAGAAGTGGTTCATCATCTACACACTCTTATAGCGCTGTATGGTCAGCCAGAGAGGATTGAGCTCAAGCCAACCCTTCAGATGCAGCATTCACAGGTTGGGCAGGTAGCATATCCGCAAAACAAGTCTCAGGGCGCGCCTTTACAACAGCTACAAGCACCACG AAACATTCCCGTGGTTGAGACTCACCAACCCGTGAGGGCGGAGTCTGTCACTCAAGGTTCCGTGGCGAGCTA CATTGGGCAAGCCTCGTCTGCGGCTTGGTTCGACGAGCTAGACAAACTCAACGACATCCTCTCTTCCTTGCCGAACGAGATTGACCAGGCATACAACCAAGTTCGCATCGCGGTCATTGATACAGGTATCAACGAGGATGACGCCTACGCCAAGCAGATACGAGGCTACCGAGACTTTGTAGCGAACAAAGATTACGTGAAGCAGGATGCCACTGGCCATGGTACTAACTCAGTCAAACTGATCTTCAAAGTCTACGCTGAAGCTGAAGTGTATGTTGCCCGAGTATTTGAGTCTGATCAGGCAAATGATGATACGCAAGACCTGATGTTGAAG GCCATTGAACATGCAACGAATGTCTGGCATGTGGATATTATCAGCATCGCATCTGGCTTCGAGAGAGACCATACCATGACGAGAAGAGCGATCAAAAAGGCCGCTAGTGACGGAACTCTCGTGTTCGCTGCGGCATCCAACTACGGAAATATTAGACAAGTCACATTCCCGGCACGTATGCAGGACGTAATTTGCGTTTTCTGCACAGATGGTCGGGCCAAGGTCTCTCAATCAATCAACCCTGCCGCCCAAAGTACCAAGTCGAAAAACTTTGCCATTCTCGGCGAAGGAGTTTCGGTTCCACCATCGATAAAGGAACAGCTTACTGGAACGTCCGTTGCAACAAGCATTGCGGCTGGCCTAGCAGGGCGATTACTTGATTTCTCACGCCAAAAGGAAGGGCGGAAGCGAATACGATGCGTTGGGAACTTGGCCAGCGTGGAGGGCATGTCCGCAGTATTCAGCCACATGGCGAAAGGAGCCCAGGACTACAGGTATAATTGTGTGGTGCCTGGAAGACTCCTGCAGCACTTGGATGAGTGTGAAGGGAGGGCGGCCAAGAGAGACAAGATATGTGAGAGGATTTCAGTCGCTTTGGAGAATATTGACTTGGACGTATGA
- a CDS encoding uncharacterized protein (COG:M~COG:O~COG:T~EggNog:ENOG503NVWT), giving the protein MEFTNELCRRTEACLSMFQAVSGHQTLADDDWFEDRAADFTWWANGLNAQKTGRSSLDYRLRDRPDIQKVISGLLDSLNLALKEYLRNGPNEDQDSTRGSQYDDTSEPDVSSSDSSWSEISGDDKQSRRNDALVVPSTADCNPRFYIETNLKLLAKISMAIKKSGVKLRHLKADEYLETHSKDDEYTQLRNHLLFLILVGPYEQKLFGELSRWVIAEYIPKTVEIVIRSWIVDPSRATPMQQRLIEANITRRNRIVYATAAANIVASSHFREAIPQPANEPAKGTKTLDVDTQKLSPIVDSSRTMPILLKPANSPTVKTSTATELGSQFALPITLPFEPKTGQQSVATRMTQTGIKQSYPVCPAKKGSFQCPYCVQVLSEDYTAMSRWRYARWLSRGG; this is encoded by the exons ATGGAGTTCACGAACGAGCTCTGCCGGCGAACTGAAGCATGCCTATCCATGTTCCAAGCTGTATCAGGCCACCAGACACTGGCGGACGATGACTGGTTTGAAGATCGCGCTGCGGACTTTACGTGGTGGGCCAATGGCTTGAACGCCCAAAAGACGGGTCGGAGTTCTCTTGATTACCGACTCAGAGACCGCCCGGACATTCAGAAAGTCATCTCAGGTCTTCTGGATAGCTTAAATCTGGCGTTGAAAGAATATCTGCGAAATG GTCCAAACGAGGATCAAGATTCGACGCGAGGCAGCCAGTACGACGACACCTCCGAGCCCGACGTGAGTTCAAGCGATTCATCGTGGTCCGAAATCTCGGGCGACGATAAGCAGTCAAGGAGAAACGATGCCTTAGTAGTTCCCTCAACTGCAGACTGCAATCCTAGGTTCTATATCGAAACCAATCTGAAGCTGCTGGCGAAGATATCCATGGCCATCAAGAAATCAGGAGTCAAGTTGCGTCACCTGAAAGCTGATGAGTACCTGGAAACTCATTCAAAAGACGACGAGTATACGCAGCTAAGAAATCATCTGTTATTCCTCATCCTGGTTGGACCTTATGAGCAAAAGCTATTCGGCGAACTCAGCCGTTGGGTCATTGCGGAATATATACCGAAAACAGTTGAAATTGTAATCCGCTCATGGATTGTTGATCCATCTCGCGCAACACCGATGCAGCAACGACTCATTGAGGCGAACATCACGAGGCGAAACAGGATTGTGTATGCAACAGCTGCGGCGAACATCGTCGCTTCTTCACATTTTCGAGAAGCGATACCTCAACCGGCGAATGAGCCGGCGAAGGGGACCAAGACCTTGGACGTTGATACACAAAAGCTATCGCCAATTGTGGACAGCAGCAGAACCATGCCTATTCTCCTCAAGCCTGCAAATTCCCCGACTGTCAAAACTTCCACAGCAACAGAGCTGGGCTCTCAATTTGCTCTGCCCATCACCTTGCCTTTCGAGCCTAAGACAGGGCAGCAGTCAGTCGCAACCAGAATGACGCAAACCGGCATCAAGCAAAGCTATCCGGTATGCCCTGCTAAGAAGGGCAGCTTTCAGTGTCCTTATTGTGTCCAAGTTCTGTCCGAGGACTACACAGCGATGTCCAGATGGCGGTATGCTAGGTGGCTGTCGCGTGGTGGTTGA
- a CDS encoding uncharacterized protein (COG:C~EggNog:ENOG503P3TS), protein MSTITRTLSNLRKVGIKDYFRQMLYIGDTKYGRLVGTDRAGNRFFENGEELPLRTRWVEYAKHDYDAAQIDPGWHAWMSYSVDAPPPQDPLMQFGRRPFEKPGPIPNHTQTRGAFKTYSTTKPKIKAWEPVAAQRA, encoded by the exons atgtcgacCATCACGCGCACGCTGAGCAACCTGCGCAAGGTGGGCATCAAG GACTACTTCCGCCAGATGCTG TACATCG GCGACACAAAGtacggccgcctcgtcggcaccgaCCGCGCGGGCAACCGCTTCTTCGAgaacggcgaggagctgccccTGCGCACCCGCTGGGTCGAGTACGCCAAGCACGActacgacgccgcgcagatCGACCCGGGCTGGCACGCCTGGATGAGCTACTCGGTCGacgcgcccccgccgcagGACCCCCTCATGCAgtttggccgccgcccgtttGAGAAGCCCGGGCCCATCCCCAACCACACGCAGACGAGGGGCGCGTTCAAGACGTACAGCAC GACCAAgcccaagatcaaggcctGGGAGCCGGTGGCCGCGCAACGGGCATAG